In Clostridium swellfunianum, a genomic segment contains:
- a CDS encoding MerR family transcriptional regulator gives MYKIGQFSKLVKVSTRMLRYYDECGIFCPSHVDEMTGYRLYSPNQISHLNQILLLRDSGFKVDEINDALKRINDNDFLEATLKKKMEQLNQEIDIQQQKIRKIEEQLKLIKEENQVIKGAEIDFVVKNSLKALELYKEIFEIEVVEATDYPEGTNEAVFTLYGTRFHILDENLEYGLKAPDKEHPNTVWFNIAVEDIEKTHKTALENGCTEVQGITKMMDDAVSNSIFIDPFGYMWMLHKIYKNLSFEERIKIIEEEMK, from the coding sequence ATGTATAAAATTGGCCAATTTTCCAAACTGGTGAAAGTTTCAACACGAATGTTGCGATATTATGATGAATGTGGGATTTTTTGTCCTTCTCATGTTGATGAGATGACTGGCTATCGTTTGTACAGTCCCAATCAAATCTCTCATTTGAATCAAATTTTATTGCTGCGAGATTCGGGTTTTAAGGTAGATGAAATCAACGATGCTTTGAAACGAATCAATGATAATGATTTTTTGGAAGCTACTTTAAAGAAAAAAATGGAACAATTAAATCAGGAGATTGACATTCAACAGCAGAAAATCAGAAAAATAGAAGAGCAATTGAAATTAATAAAGGAGGAAAATCAAGTGATTAAAGGTGCAGAAATTGATTTTGTTGTAAAGAATAGTTTGAAAGCCTTGGAGTTGTATAAAGAAATTTTTGAGATTGAGGTAGTAGAGGCAACTGATTATCCAGAAGGTACTAATGAAGCAGTCTTTACTTTGTATGGGACAAGATTTCATATACTGGATGAAAATCTGGAATATGGACTAAAAGCGCCGGATAAAGAACATCCAAATACAGTTTGGTTTAATATAGCTGTAGAAGATATCGAAAAAACACATAAAACTGCTTTGGAAAATGGTTGTACAGAAGTTCAGGGAATTACGAAAATGATGGACGATGCTGTTAGTAATTCTATCTTTATAGATCCATTTGGTTATATGTGGATGCTGCATAAAATCTACAAAAATTTAAGCTTTGAAGAAAGAATCAAAATCATTGAAGAAGAAATGAAATAA